A genomic region of Colletotrichum destructivum chromosome 5, complete sequence contains the following coding sequences:
- a CDS encoding Putative phytanoyl-CoA dioxygenase, whose translation MARQNEQANGNRFPTPPSSRHFATAEASNIKAFAAICSQAATAEEYPLAATIQRNVPVYDLPTYSSLTEAQRGALQDEWYRVLISGPGVFVTKGLYRDRRLIEAVNAAFASVIEQERKSGAAKGDHFASAGKNDRIWNSFSKHGLADPASFVEYYSNPYLGLISSAWLGQGYRITAQVNNTKPGASPQVCHRDYHVGFQTAEAAAQIPRAMQVASQLLTLQGAVAHSDVPLESGPTRVLPFSQTFEPGYVAYRRPEFNAFFLENYVSLPLEVGDGLFFNPALFHAAGENKTADVYRMANLLQISSPFGKPMESVDAVPLIEKCWDHLVTLYEARGLDDEVKAFVAAVAEGYPFPTNLDSNPPRNEGMAPESEQDNITKSLTENRTKEEAVEALKKFVARSVA comes from the coding sequence ATGGCCAGGCAAAACGAGCAAGCGAACGGAAACCGCTTTCCGACACCCCCGTCCTCACGCCACTTCGCTACTGCCGAAGCTTCGAACATAAAAGCCTTCGCAGCCATCTGCTCCCAAGCGGCTACGGCAGAAGAGTACCCGCTCGCCGCAACGATCCAGAGGAACGTGCCCGTCTATGACCTCCCGACCTATTCCAGCCTCACGGAGGCGCAACGCGGCGCTCTCCAGGACGAGTGGTATCGCGTCCTGATCTCGGGGCcgggcgtcttcgtcaccaAAGGGCTCTACCGCGACAGGCGACTGATCGAGGCGGTAAACGCTGCCTTCGCCTCCGTCATCGAGCAGGAAAGGAAGTCGGGGGCCGCAAAGGGCGACCACTTCGCCAGCGCCGGCAAAAACGACCGCATCTGGAACTCCTTCAGCAAGcacggcctcgccgacccgGCGTCCTTTGTCGAGTACTACTCGAACCCGTACCTCGGACTGATCTCCAGCGCGTGGCTCGGGCAGGGATACCGCATCACCGCGCAGGTCAACAACACAAAGCCGGGCGCCTCCCCGCAGGTCTGCCACCGGGACTACCACGTCGGCTTCCAGACTGCCGAGGCGGCTGCCCAGATCCCACGCGCCATGCAAGTTGCGAGCCAGCTCCTCACGCTCCAAGGCGCCGTGGCCCACTCGGACGTCCCCCTCGAGAGCGGGCCTACGCGGGTGTTGCCGTTCAGCCAGACGTTCGAGCCCGGCTACGTGGCCTACAGGAGACCAGAGTtcaacgccttcttcttagAAAACTACGTCTCTTTGCCGTTggaggtcggcgacgggctGTTCTTCAACCCCGCGCTGTTCCacgcggccggcgagaacaagacggccgacgTGTACCGGATGGCAAACCTGCTGCAGATCAGCAGTCCGTTCGGCAAGCCGATGGAGTCTGTCGATGCCGTTCCGCTCATCGAGAAGTGCTGGGACCATCTCGTGACGCTGTACGAGGCTCGGGGTCTGGATGACGAGGTGAAGGCGTTTGTGGCGGCTGTGGCCGAGGGTTACCCGTTTCCCACCAACTTGGACTCGAACCCGCCACGGAATGAAGGCATGGCGCCGGAGTCGGAACAGGATAACATTACAAAGAGTTTGACGGAGAACCGAACCAAGGAGGAAGCCGTAGAGGCGCTCAAGAAGTTTGTCGCTAGATCCGTGGCATAA